AAATATCTCGGGTCCGTACTAGCTATTATCAAGAACTCCCCAACAGCTTTAGATATGGTTTAGGATCATTCATTTGAAATTTTGTGTTCTTTTTTGCCTCATCTTCTAGTTGAACAAGAAATTGACTTGATAATTTGAACATTATTATGTTTTTGCTTGCTGTTAGAAGAAAATTCGTTGAACGAATGATTCAATTCATTGCATCTTTATTATATATGCTTAGAAATGCTACCGAAAATGTTTTCTTTCTCTCCTGAGAAGATTCAATTCAAATTAGTGAGCCCATCAATTTTTACATTTGTTGctttagctttttttttttgtctatttattttgattaataatattaagcAATAATCATACACTGATTGCTATTGTTGTTAGACACGTAGGTTCACGAGTCGAATCGTGCAAGTCGAGTGGAGTTGTAAGAAAAACGAGTCCAACTTTATGGTATGCAAAAACCAAATCAAGCCGAAAAATTATTTCCCAAAACTTTGGCATTGTTTGTTCTGGTCGGTTCGATTCAGCCCTGGTGATATGATTTATGAATCCAAATTGTGCTAGTATCGACCCTGGATTGAGTAAATTGGACTGACTCGGTTGATTTTCAAaactaatattataattttacgaATATCGATTTAACAACTATGCTAACTACTAATTCTATTTGATTGTGTGTGATATGagatttaaaaagttaagagtatccttttctttttttccaaTCCAAGCAAAAGTTCATAAAAGAAGCAAAAAGGCAATTATTGTTAtaattgtttcttttttcttttttatgtaTTCCTtgtctctttttaaaaataataatatcaaaagtGATACTAGCTGAAAgaaccttttaaaaaatattcaaaaaatttcatttatgatttcaaaacaaattaaaagtaCAGAACTTTTCTTTTTCAGCAGAAATTTAAAGGTCCTTCATCTGTAAAAAGTGTCAGTTGGATACTAAATTAATCCAAAGTAGGATAAATTTAGCAGAGCAAAATGAAAACAGAGCTCAATTacagttaaaagagtgaatatAGAGGATTAAGAACACTATCATATAAATAAATGGCATTGTGGATTACAGATGGTTTGCACTCTATATCTACAAAATAACATCCTCTCTTTTCATCTTGAGGGATTGCAAGGTGGAAGAACCACATTTTTATCTTTCTATATATTCTATTGAATCAgcaaatcgaaaaaaaaaatccagaaaagaaaaaaaaaatgaaaaaaatacatatcaacAATCAAAACCCTTCAACACTAGCCCTCCGAACAGCTGACGATGATTTCCGGCTTTCCTGTCGTTCCAATTCGTCCAACGAGAAGTTCGAGAAGTTTGAGGAGCACGCACGTGGAGGGAGCGATAAGGGCAATGCAGGTGGCCTTGTCGGAGAAACTGATGGTCGGGTTCTTGATGGTGGGGAAGGTGAGAAACTCAACCTGGGTGCTGGAGTGATGATCCCGTTAAGGCTTGGTGATCTAGACATGTGTTTGCCAGCAACTGCAGCCGGCTCTTGCAACGGAAATCGAGTAGAATATTTCATGTCTTGTATAACTTTAAGTTTTTCTACAACACCTCTCATAGTAGGTCTTTCCAATGGGTTGTTCTGAAGGCAGCAAACGGCAATTTCCGCTATTGTCCGTGCTGCATTTGGTGGGAATCGCCCTTTTAGCTGAGGATCCATAATGAGTGACAGTCTGCACTCATCAGCTAAATAAGGCCGGGTCCACCTAACTAAATTCCTCTCTTCCTTGGGATGGCGATTATCGAGATTCTTCCTGCCAGTCAGTAGTTCAAGCAGAACAATTCCAAAACTCCATACATTGCTCTTTGGGGTCAATAGTCCTCTCTCGAGCGTCTCCACTGACAGATTCGCAAGAGCCTgcattttgtaatttaattacaaatttaataagCCCTCATAGACCGAAAAGGATAAATTTTAAGTACATGTGAATAGCATTATTGAAGCACAGAGATAAAAGGAAATGAGTTTCATTTATGTGGAGACTAACTTACCCCAGAACTGTTCGGGATATCTGTCTCAGGAATATGACCGACACAACCGTATCCTGAAAGCTTCGCACTAAAATCTTTGTCGATCTGTATGTTTCCAGTAGAGAATTCATTGTACATTGCCTGTAAAATCAAGGAAATGGTATCAATAATCATACAAGGACTCATCCATCAACTTCTGAAACACTAATGCAAAATTTAAATGTGTCATAAGCTTAAATCTCAAGAAAATTGCTTTGCAAAATAATCTAAGGAATAATTCGACCATTCAACACCCCCGTCGGGTACACAGTATGTAGATtgcaataattaaaacaaaaacaagaccATTCTCAAGAAAATGTAAATACTTTTCATCTTATGATCCTTGGACAATATTACATTAACCTAATGACCATGATGCAACCTGCTTCAtgtactattattattattcactTGCTGATAAAGCAGCCAAGAGTGCAGATCAGATTCATAATTACCTGGAAGGGCCCCTCTTCATGCAAGAAAGTAAGACCTTGTGCAGCACATAAAGCAATTTTCATTCTGGTGTTCCAATCAAGTGGAGGGCCATCCAATCTCCCATATAAAAGACGGTCCAAGCTACCGTGATAAAGCCTCTCATATATTAGCATCCTCTGTTCTGTCCCATTGGCATTGTGTGCATGATAACCAAGCAGTTTACATAGGTTTGGATGTCGCAGGGATGCAAGTGTATGAACCTCACTTATAAATTCCTTCAAGCCCTGAAATACAAACATGCATATTGTTACATCATAGCCCGactttgaaatgttttaatacACTTTAAAAACACCATTCACGCACCCAAACTCATTCATACATGTATACCTCGAAACTCACTAGGACGAGTAAATCTCAAACCTCACTAGAAGAAAGCAACATCTCTTGGTTATCATGCAATGAAACTCCAACAAGTTAAATCAAGGCACAAAGTATTTCTTGTATCTAAGCTAAACTAGGCTAAGGTACCAAAACATCTCTTCCCAGCTTTATAGGAGATCTTCCCAAAGTGTGGTAGTTACTTGCAGTTGCAGATAAAAAAGATAACACAATCAGTCATTCAAAACTAACCTGGGGAGAGGGATGAAGGCGTGTAACAGTGGCGTCAAACTTCTTTGAACTTGAAGTATCATCCCCAAAGGAAGCCCAGTATATGATAGAAGAAAGACCTTCTGATACACATCGATCTGAAGAGAAATTGCGGCAAGCTGACATAATTTCATCATATGAGAAGGTCTTTAATGTTCCACTGTGTGTTACACCTGGTGGCAGTGGTAATGGCCCGGAAACACAGAGCGGGCCGCTGCCACTCGCGGATTTAAAGCTACTTGCAGGCTTCAGTACAGCAGTTGGAAGAGGAAGAGGCTGCGGGCTTGGGTGGTCCCTTGCTGCACTAACTCTACTCTTTGACTCTTCATGCTCATCGCATTCAACCTCAGCAAGATCATCTTGTTCTGCAGCATCAAGGCTTTCCGGAGCAGACAAAGCACGCGTTCTATTGTAAGCTGCTCTGTTTTCTTGCTGAACAGGTTTCACTCTTGTCCTAAAACTAGGTGGCGCCGACTGTAAAGTCCGGGTTGGGATTTGAGGCTCAGGTAATGTGGTCGGAATTTGCTCCTTAGGACTAACACGTTTGAAGGAAACCGAAGGCTCAGGCTTTTTCTTCTTGCTTTTCAAGACTGTGAAACACCCCATCTTCTCACATTCAACGCTTTAAAGCCGGATAGAACTCCTCAGAGTTTCTGCCAAAACAAAATTAGAAGCACACCTATTAACGCAAGTTCAAACATGTAAAATACCGGGGCATCACGTCGAAAAGAACACTGAATTTCCAATCTTTACAATACAGCTCAATTATACCCCTCAATTGAATTTACTAGTCATGAAGATACTTTTGCACACCTTTTGATTACTATTAAGGTCAAATTCAACCAAGATTGAGTAATCTATGCGCTAAAAATCAAACCCGACACAATTATGGACTACAAATTTACTTTCCGGTAAAATTGAATTTCTTTCTGTAATCTTAGATGCCAAAACTCTTCTCCAGCAAAATGGCCTATACTATTTCAGCTACTAAAgtatgaaaatttataaaagtaatgCACCTTTACAATAACAAATTCAGCCCACAAATCAGCATCCCTTAACTTTAAGCTAATTAACCAATTCAGATCCAAAATCACCCAAATTTTCCAAAACTCAAAAtccccaaaaaaaaaaaaaacacaaaccaCCCACTAGTTAAATAATTCCCATCTTACAATTCTCCAAAAAGAATAATACCCATTACTAAAATCAAAACCCAAAACAAGAATCTGAAAATTCCACCCAGAAAATTCAGAGAATGAACtcaaaattacaataaattcTCTAATGAAAAATAAAGAACAATAATTCATACCTGATAAAGAAAACTGGCTCATGCAATTTGCAGCTCAAGAAGATGAATTAATCAcccaaaaaaataatgaaatgacAAATTGTGGGTTTTGATTTGATGAAAAAGGAACAAAAAATAGGCTTAGCAAGtcaaagaaaagaaattaaGGAAGTGAAGAAGATGgagagtttttttttctttcctttttttggtattgaatgagagaaatgaaaaaagaaaaagaaaaggtgggaaaagaagaaaggaataataatattaataataataattattagtattatttatataataataaataataataacaatatttaaaaaaagagaATGGTAATGGAGCCCAATGAGCAGTGGTCAAACCTACCAAAACCTGGATttaatttccccttttttaaataattttctcaTGTGTGGCTTTTTACATTTTTGCccttcatttaaaaaatattcatccATTTAAAAggattttatatatgtatagaTATAAGTTTTAATGATTAACCGTTTGATAGTAAAATAtgagataaataatttatttactctTTTAAGAGTATTATTTGATTTCTTGTTTTAAACTAATTGTAAGAGCAGATGATAAAGTTTTAATAGAAGATTCTAATGAAATGGGTCAAGAAAAGATTTGAACAAAATGTAAtgtaaatacaaaaatttaactaattaagttAAAATGACATTCGGATTTAACTAAATGTTAAAAAGAATGGACCATTGTATTTGGAAATATTTGAATAACAAtcaaatgtaaattaaaattacctGTAACTATGTTGACCATACCTATTTTATAATTCATGttgaatattattaaaatgtagATTAAAAAACTGTTACAACAATTCAAAATGTCTGATTGGAAATAGTTGATGCAAAGTGTTTCTTCGTTAATATATTTATCTTGTTTATTGACTTAGTGATTgggatttgatttatttttttgacagaTTGAGAATTGAAACTTTTTTCTTTTGACAGATTGagatttgaaacttttttttgaCAGATTGAGATTTGATCATTTGAAACTTGAAAATTATATTTCTTGTTATGTAAAAAGCTTgcctaattaattttatgattaattacataaataaatCACGACCTTTGTATGTAGTTACATTTTAAtcacaacttttaaaatatggCGTTTAAATACACgacattatattttatttcaaatttattattttaatgtatttttgttgactaagttcttcactaaaccattaattaaacaCCCATATTATAAATCGTCACCAAATTTCATTATCTTTTTGTTAGGGTATGtagaattataaaattttaattatataaaagatacgccgaattttactttgatgatagatttgaaacaaattaaaagattGTGTATTTAAACGCCaccttttaaaagtcgtgattaaaatgaaactacgtgcaaaggtcgtgattttttatgcattaatctttaattttattgattgtCTGGTGattaaaatatgattaaaagTACTTATTTGATAAACGTATGGAGTttcaatattaattaaaaaaga
This region of Mercurialis annua linkage group LG1-X, ddMerAnnu1.2, whole genome shotgun sequence genomic DNA includes:
- the LOC126665038 gene encoding probable serine/threonine-protein kinase PBL1 codes for the protein MGCFTVLKSKKKKPEPSVSFKRVSPKEQIPTTLPEPQIPTRTLQSAPPSFRTRVKPVQQENRAAYNRTRALSAPESLDAAEQDDLAEVECDEHEESKSRVSAARDHPSPQPLPLPTAVLKPASSFKSASGSGPLCVSGPLPLPPGVTHSGTLKTFSYDEIMSACRNFSSDRCVSEGLSSIIYWASFGDDTSSSKKFDATVTRLHPSPQGLKEFISEVHTLASLRHPNLCKLLGYHAHNANGTEQRMLIYERLYHGSLDRLLYGRLDGPPLDWNTRMKIALCAAQGLTFLHEEGPFQAMYNEFSTGNIQIDKDFSAKLSGYGCVGHIPETDIPNSSGALANLSVETLERGLLTPKSNVWSFGIVLLELLTGRKNLDNRHPKEERNLVRWTRPYLADECRLSLIMDPQLKGRFPPNAARTIAEIAVCCLQNNPLERPTMRGVVEKLKVIQDMKYSTRFPLQEPAAVAGKHMSRSPSLNGIITPAPRLSFSPSPPSRTRPSVSPTRPPALPLSLPPRACSSNFSNFSLDELERQESRKSSSAVRRASVEGF